From the genome of Candidatus Methylomirabilota bacterium:
ACCGGCGCCGCGCGGCCCATCCTCGACCGCTGGTTCGAGTCCGAGCAGCTCAAATCCACGCTGGCCACCGACGCCGTCATCGGCATGATGGCGAGCCCCTCGATGCCGGGCACCGCCTACGTGCTGTTCCACCACGTCATGGGCGAGACCGACGGCAAGCGCGGCGTCTGGGGCTACGTGCGGGGCGGCATGGGCGGCCTCACCCAGGCGCTGGCCGCGGCGGCCCGACGCTTCGGCGCCGAGATCCGCTGCGAGGCCGAGGTGGCGAGCATCCTGGTGCGGGACGGCCGCGTCACCGGCGTCGCCCTGACCGGGGGCGACGAGTTCAGCGCGCCGGTCGTGGCCAGCAATGCCGACGCCCGCGTGACGTTCACCCGGCTGCTCGATCCCAAGCTCCTGCCGCCGGAGTTCGTGGAGGCGGTGGGGCGGATCAGCTACGAGAGCGCCTCCGCCAAGATCAACGTGGCCCTGGCCGCGCTGCCCAGCTTCAGCGCCTGTCCGGGAACCTCCCCGGGCCCGCAGCACCGGGGCACCATCCACATCTGCCCCGACCAGGACTTCATCGAGCGCGCCTACGACGACGCCAAGTACGGGCGGCCGTCGGCGCGTCCCATTCTGGAGATCACGCTGCCGTCCGTGGTGGACCCGACGGTGGCGCCGCCGGGTCGGCACCTCATGTCCATCTTCGTGCAGTATGCGCCCTATACCCTGCGCGACGGGCATTGGGACGCGTTGAGGGAGCCCTTCGCCGATCGCTGCTTCGATCTGCTCGACGAGTACGCCCCCAACTTCAAGCGGTCCGTGCAGGCGCGCCAGGTGCTCACGCCCCTGGACCTCGAGCGCACCTTCGGGCTGACCGGCGGCAACATCTTCCAGGGCGCCATGACTCCCGGCCAGCTGTTCTCCTTCCGCCCCGTACCCGGCTACGCGGGGTATCGCACGCCGCTGGGCGGTCTGTTTCTCTGCGGGGCTGCCGCCCATCCCGGCGGGGGCGTCATCGGCGCCGCCGGGCTGAACGCGGCCCGGGTGATCCTGGGCCGGCGCCGCTTTCGAGCGGTCGCCTCGAGGAGCTGAGGGCCGTGCGGTTGGGCGTGCTGCTTCCGACGCGTGGCGTGGTCATGCAGTCGGCTCGCCGGCCACCCGTGGAGGACTGCTGGGCGATGGCCCGGCTGGCCGACCAGGCCGGCTACGACGCGGTGTGGGTCGGCGACAGCGTCGTGGCCAAGCCGCGGCTCGAGCCGCTGACGACGCTGGCCTACCTGGCCGGCATCACCACGAAGGTCCGCCTGGGCACGGCGGTGCTGCTCCCCGCCCTGCGCCACCCCGTCGTCCTGGCCCATCAGATCGCCAACACCGACCAGATCTCGCGGGGCCGCCTGGTGCTCGGGCTCGGTGTGGGCTGGAGCCTGCCGTCTGCCGAGCGCGAGTGGGCCGCGTGCGGAGCCGACCACAAGCGGCGGGTTCGCCGCCTGGAGGAGCACGTCGAGATGTGGCGGGAGCTCTGGCGAGGCGAGCCGGTGACCTATCGCGCCGGTGACGTCGACCTGGCCGCGCACACCATCGGTCCGCTCCCCTGGCGTCCGGAGGGGCCGCCCGTGCTGATCACCGCGGGCAACCGCGGCGAGATGCTGGCCGCCCAGTTCGAGCGCTTCGCCCGCCTGGGGGACGGCATCATCACGACCTACGTGCACGCCGAAGAGTGCCGCATCGTCCGCGAGCGGGCCGACGAGGCCCTGGCCCGGCACGGCCGAACGAAGAGCCAGTTTCCGCTCTGCGTGTACACGACGGTGCGGTTGGAGGACGACGTCCGCACGGCCGAGCGGGTCACCACCGAATTCCTGGCCGCCTACTACGGCGGGGGCGTCCACTCGCGGGGCACCATGGGCCTCGGCCCACCCGGCGCGGTTTTGGAGGCGCTCGGCCGCTACGCCGACGCCGGGGTCACCGACCTCTGCATCCGTTTCGTGGGCGACGACCAGCGGGCGCAGCTCGAGCGCTTCACGGCCGACGTGTTACCCGCGCTAGCGTAGATACTTGTCGAACCAGGCGAAGACTTTCTTCCAGCCGTCCACCGCCGCGTGCTGGCGGTACTGCGGACGGTCCACGGCGAAGAACGCATGCCCGGCGTTCTCGTACATGTGGAACTCGTGCGTCTTGCCGAATTTCTGAAGCGCCTGCTCCGTCTGCTTCACGTCGTCCGGCGACGGGCGCGTGTCCTCGATGCCGAACAGCCCGAGCAGCGGCACCTTCAGGTCTTGCGTGAAGTCGATGGGCGCGACGGGCTGGCGCGGGGTCAGCTCCTCGGGTTTGGCCACCACGCCGCCGCCGTAGCAGTCGATGGCCGCGTCGAGGCCCCGCAGCGTGCAGGCGGCCAGGTAGGCCTGGCGGCCGCCCGAGCAGTAGCCGATGACGCCGACCTTGCCGTTGAGGTACGGCAGGGCGCGGAGATAGTCGATGGCGCCCTGGACGTCGCCCATCGTGCGATCGTCCGGCATCCCACCCGCGGCCCGGACGCTGGCGCTGTTCTCCTCCGGCGTCGCCTTGCCCTCGCGAACATGCAGGTTCGGGCAGAGGGCCACCAGGCCGTGATGGGCGAACCGCCGGGTGATCTCCTTGTTGGGCCCGTCCCAGCCGGGCATGTGGTGGATGACCACCACGCCGGGATAGGGACCGGCGCCGAACGGCCGGGCCAGGTACGCGTCGATCTGGTCGCCGCGGTGCCCGCGCATCAGGACCGTCTCCGCGAACAGCGCTTCGTAGGCCATGGCGTTCGTCCTCCTAGCGCGGCGCCGGCGCGTACCGGCCGGTCAGCTGCGGCGTTTGCCCCTCCAGGCCCTTCTGCTGGCGGTCCAGCCGCGTCTCCCGGGCCCAGGTGCGCTTGAGCTCGTCGCGCACGTTGATGCGGAGCCGGCCCAGGCGCTCGATCTCCAGCTCGATCCGATCACCGTCCTGAAACGCGCTGAGGCCCCGATGGTTGGTCCCGGTGGCCAGAACGTCGCCCGGCTCCAGGGCGTGGATGGAGGTCACCCACTCGATGCACCGCGGAATCTTGTGGGCCATGTCGCTGGTGTTGAAGTTCTGCTTGACCTCACCGTTCACGGACAGCCGGATCTGCAGCTTGTGAGGATCGGGCACTTCGTCGGCGGTGATCAGGTATGGGCCGAGGGGCGCGAAGGTATCGCGTGACTTCATCTGGTAGAAGGTGTTGCCGGCCGGCGGCAGGCCGCGCGCCGAGCCGTCGATGAAGCTCGTGTAGCCGAAGACGTAGTCCATGGCCTGGGCGGCGCGCACGTGCGAAGCCCGCTTGCCGATGATCACGGCCACCTCGGCTTCGCCCTCGAAGATGGTGGCCGGCACGTCGGGCAGCAGCATGGTGTCGTCGTCGCCGATGACCGCGCTGGGCGACTTGAGGAACGCGTTGATCGGCGCCGGCTCGGTCCGCGTGCCGTCCTCCATGTAGTTCACGGCCATGGCCACGATGTTCGTGGGCCTGGGCAGCGGCGGTCGGATCCGGACGCGGCTCAGCGGCGCTCCCGTTCCGCGGGCGGCGGCCTCCTCCAGCCGCCGGCGATAGTCGGCGAACCGCTCGATCAGTCCGCTGATGAGGTTGTGGGGGCCGGTGTGCGGCACGTCGGCCACCACGGACGAGACGTCCACCACCGCGTCGCCCTTGAGCACACCCAGCTTGAAATCGTCGAAGAAGAGCAGCTTCACGGGTCCCTCCTGTCGGTTAAGGCCTCGCCGCCGTCAAAGCTTCTTACAGGTGACGCCGAGAGTAGTGCGTTCGGTGGAGCAAGACAAGCGGCGATGTAGAGCGCTCGATAGAGCACGAACGGCCCCGTCCACCGACGGTAGCCGGCCACGTCGACCAGCCACGCGCAGGCGGCCAGACCGAGGGCGGCCGCCTGCCACTCGGCGTGGGTGAGCGGCCGGTACACGGCGCTCCAGGTGCCCGGGTTGTTCACGAGCACCATGGCCGCGATCGTGATGCCGCGAAAGGCGTCGAGCGAGCGGAGCCGGCTGGCCGGGTACGTCAGTGGTCAGTCGATCGAGCGGTACAGGCGCTCGTCGTAGAGGCTGCCGCTCATGGGCAGGAGCTCCTCCCGAATCTTCTTCATGTGGGCGGACACGATGTGCGAGTCGAAGGCCTGCCGGTCCTTCCAGACCTCCACGAGTGTCATGTGGTTGTGCCGATTGCTCTGGGTCAGCGCGTCGTAGCGAATGCTGCCCGCCTCTCGGCGGCTCGTCTCGGCCAGATCCTTCACCAGCCCGACGCCCTTGTCTTTGCACGTGGGGATGATGTCGACGTGCGTCACCACGTAGAGCGCGTCCTTGCCCGCCGCAGTGGCCGGGCGATCGCCCACCGCCAGCGCGACGTGGGCGCGCTCGTCGTAGGCGGCGCTGAGGAGCGGCTGCAGCGACTCCCGGAACTTCCGGACAGACGCCGCCCCGGCGTGGCCCTGACGGGCCGTGGCATCCTGCCAGGCCTCGACGATGGCGAAGTGGTTCACCCGTTCCCGCCGCTGGAGCGTGTCGAAGCGGAGATTCCCGGCGCCCTTGCGGCTGGCGTCACGGAGCTGCCTGAGCAACCCGCGCGCCTCGTCAACCGCCGAGGGAGTGACCTCGATGTACGTCACGACGTAGGCGGGACCGGTGTCCTGGGCGGGCGCGACGTTCACGATCCCCAGCGACAAGCCGGTGGCCACGATCCAACCGAGCCGAAGACGACGTGCGCGTTCCTTGCGTGCTCCTCTCGGGCGTGCGGCCCGACGTCGAGACGGTGCCGGGACATGCCCGTCTATACCGTGCAGGCCCGCGGGGGTCAAGGCGGACGGGCGCCGAGCGCGACTGGACAACGCCGCGCGCGCCCGCCTATCCTCCCGGCAGCGAGGTGCCGGCATACGCGATGGACGTGGGGATCTTCGACCATCTGGACCGCCGGGACGTCCCGCTCGACGAGCTCTACGAGAGCCGGCTACGGCTGCTGGAGCAGTACGACGCGGCGGGCTTCTCCGCCTACCACCTGGCCGAGCACCACGCCACCCCGCTGGGCCTGGCGCCGGTGCCCGGCATCTTCCTGGCCGCGGCCTCGCAGCGCACACGGCGCATCCGCCTGGGCCCCTGCGTGTACATCCTGCCGCTCTACGATCCCGTGCGGCTCATCGAAGAGATCTGCATGCTGGACCAGCTCACCCGCGGGCGCTTCGATCTCGGAGTGGGCCGCGGCATCGTGCCCTACGAGATGGCGTACTTCGACCTGCACCACCTGGAGACCGAGGACGTGTATCGCGAGGCGCTGGAGGTCGTGCTGGGCGGGCTGACCAGCGACGTCCTGGATCACCGGGGGCCGCGCTACACCTATCGCAAGGTGCCGATGGTGCTGCGGCCGTGGCAGCGGCCGCACCCTCCGCTCTGGTACGGGCTCGGTCACCTGGAAGGCGCGGAGTGGGCGGCCACTCACAAGGTGAACGTCATCACCAACCACACCGCGGAGGGCGCCCGGCCGCTCTTCGAGCGGTATCGGGACGTCTGGCAGCGCAAGCACGGCGGCGCGGAGATGCCCAAGCTGGGTGTCTCCCGCCACGTGGTGGTGGCCGATACCGACGCCCGGGCCGAAGCCTGGGCCCGGGCGGCCTACGCCACCTGGTACGCCAACCTCACCAAGCTGTGGCGGGACTTCGGCGCCATCCCGACCCGCTTCGCCCGGGACTTCGACGAGGCGCGCCAGCGGGGGCTCGCCATCGCGGGCACCCCGGACCGCGTGCGCGCGGGGATCCAGCGCGAGGTGGCCACCAGCCAGTGCACGTACCTCGTCTGCCGGATGATGTTCGGCGATCTCGGCGAGACCGAGGCCAGCGCCTCCATCGGCCTGTTCGCCACCGAGGTGATGCCCCGGCTCACTTCCGCGTAGACTCGTAGCGCTGGATCGCCCGCTTCAGATCGCGGTACTCCTCGCAGCCGAAGAAGCAGAGCTTGTCGAGAGCGGTCAGGTGCTCCCTGGCCTTGGCCACGTTGCCGACCTTGAGGTAGGCCTCGCCGATGTACTCGTGAGCGCCCCGGTGCTTGGGATCCAGGCGGAGCGCCTCCTGGTAATGCTTGAAGACCACAGCCATGTCGGGGTTGGCGCCGTTGCGGATCGCGTAGGCCAACAGGTTGTGATAGTCCGCGTTGCGCGGATCGCGCGCGACGGCATTCTGCATAACCTCGGCCGCGCCCTTCCAGTCCTTGGCCGCGATGCGGGCGCGGGCAGTGGCGAGATCGGGATCCGGGGGCGTCACGGTCGCCTGCGGGTCGTTGGCGAGGGCGATCGTCGCGAGCGTCAGGCAGATGAGGAAGGCCCGGCGCAGGTGCTTGAGCATGGCATCACTCCTTCCGGTCGTCATTGTGCCACCGCT
Proteins encoded in this window:
- a CDS encoding tetratricopeptide repeat protein; this translates as MLKHLRRAFLICLTLATIALANDPQATVTPPDPDLATARARIAAKDWKGAAEVMQNAVARDPRNADYHNLLAYAIRNGANPDMAVVFKHYQEALRLDPKHRGAHEYIGEAYLKVGNVAKAREHLTALDKLCFFGCEEYRDLKRAIQRYESTRK
- a CDS encoding fumarylacetoacetate hydrolase family protein; the protein is MKLLFFDDFKLGVLKGDAVVDVSSVVADVPHTGPHNLISGLIERFADYRRRLEEAAARGTGAPLSRVRIRPPLPRPTNIVAMAVNYMEDGTRTEPAPINAFLKSPSAVIGDDDTMLLPDVPATIFEGEAEVAVIIGKRASHVRAAQAMDYVFGYTSFIDGSARGLPPAGNTFYQMKSRDTFAPLGPYLITADEVPDPHKLQIRLSVNGEVKQNFNTSDMAHKIPRCIEWVTSIHALEPGDVLATGTNHRGLSAFQDGDRIELEIERLGRLRINVRDELKRTWARETRLDRQQKGLEGQTPQLTGRYAPAPR
- a CDS encoding dienelactone hydrolase family protein — encoded protein: MAYEALFAETVLMRGHRGDQIDAYLARPFGAGPYPGVVVIHHMPGWDGPNKEITRRFAHHGLVALCPNLHVREGKATPEENSASVRAAGGMPDDRTMGDVQGAIDYLRALPYLNGKVGVIGYCSGGRQAYLAACTLRGLDAAIDCYGGGVVAKPEELTPRQPVAPIDFTQDLKVPLLGLFGIEDTRPSPDDVKQTEQALQKFGKTHEFHMYENAGHAFFAVDRPQYRQHAAVDGWKKVFAWFDKYLR
- a CDS encoding LLM class flavin-dependent oxidoreductase — encoded protein: MDVGIFDHLDRRDVPLDELYESRLRLLEQYDAAGFSAYHLAEHHATPLGLAPVPGIFLAAASQRTRRIRLGPCVYILPLYDPVRLIEEICMLDQLTRGRFDLGVGRGIVPYEMAYFDLHHLETEDVYREALEVVLGGLTSDVLDHRGPRYTYRKVPMVLRPWQRPHPPLWYGLGHLEGAEWAATHKVNVITNHTAEGARPLFERYRDVWQRKHGGAEMPKLGVSRHVVVADTDARAEAWARAAYATWYANLTKLWRDFGAIPTRFARDFDEARQRGLAIAGTPDRVRAGIQREVATSQCTYLVCRMMFGDLGETEASASIGLFATEVMPRLTSA
- a CDS encoding NAD(P)/FAD-dependent oxidoreductase; this translates as MAGRSSQYDAIIVGAGHNGLVTAAYLARAGLRVLVLERRYVVGGACVTEETFPGFKVSTAAYVNSLFRKEIVRDLRLAEHGYQVLARQPSSFTPYPDGRSLTLGPDPARTHREIAKFSARDAERYPQYEAMLERVAAVVEPTITMIPPDVLHPGLADLARLFSLGRAFRRLGTGSGEAVEILTGAARPILDRWFESEQLKSTLATDAVIGMMASPSMPGTAYVLFHHVMGETDGKRGVWGYVRGGMGGLTQALAAAARRFGAEIRCEAEVASILVRDGRVTGVALTGGDEFSAPVVASNADARVTFTRLLDPKLLPPEFVEAVGRISYESASAKINVALAALPSFSACPGTSPGPQHRGTIHICPDQDFIERAYDDAKYGRPSARPILEITLPSVVDPTVAPPGRHLMSIFVQYAPYTLRDGHWDALREPFADRCFDLLDEYAPNFKRSVQARQVLTPLDLERTFGLTGGNIFQGAMTPGQLFSFRPVPGYAGYRTPLGGLFLCGAAAHPGGGVIGAAGLNAARVILGRRRFRAVASRS
- a CDS encoding LLM class flavin-dependent oxidoreductase translates to MRLGVLLPTRGVVMQSARRPPVEDCWAMARLADQAGYDAVWVGDSVVAKPRLEPLTTLAYLAGITTKVRLGTAVLLPALRHPVVLAHQIANTDQISRGRLVLGLGVGWSLPSAEREWAACGADHKRRVRRLEEHVEMWRELWRGEPVTYRAGDVDLAAHTIGPLPWRPEGPPVLITAGNRGEMLAAQFERFARLGDGIITTYVHAEECRIVRERADEALARHGRTKSQFPLCVYTTVRLEDDVRTAERVTTEFLAAYYGGGVHSRGTMGLGPPGAVLEALGRYADAGVTDLCIRFVGDDQRAQLERFTADVLPALA
- a CDS encoding antibiotic biosynthesis monooxygenase, which translates into the protein MATGLSLGIVNVAPAQDTGPAYVVTYIEVTPSAVDEARGLLRQLRDASRKGAGNLRFDTLQRRERVNHFAIVEAWQDATARQGHAGAASVRKFRESLQPLLSAAYDERAHVALAVGDRPATAAGKDALYVVTHVDIIPTCKDKGVGLVKDLAETSRREAGSIRYDALTQSNRHNHMTLVEVWKDRQAFDSHIVSAHMKKIREELLPMSGSLYDERLYRSID